A region of the Acanthopagrus latus isolate v.2019 chromosome 18, fAcaLat1.1, whole genome shotgun sequence genome:
tgagCGGTGCCTCTTGCAGATACCGTGTCGATCCAGATGCTGAGGTGTTTGTATCCCTGCTGAGGGTCACGGcaaaaaatgttatcagtgaACTCTGGCCACGGGCAGACGGTCGGTCCACCTTATCATCGCGCACCCAGACGGAGCTGAGAGCGTGCAGGCTGACTGGCCCCAGGACCGAAGCAGGCACACCCACTTCACATACGCACACGCTCAGATACACTCGTCTTTATCAGGaacaaaatattcacttttCTGAGCtcgaacataaaaaaaaaaaaaaacacattgggATGTTCAACAGCaatctgtttgtgtctgtgtcatcTGTACGGAGACACGGTGTCTTCTGAGATAACACGAGGTCGAACCAAGCTCAAAAAACATCACGAGACAGGCACAGTGAGCGGCCGACGGGACTTCTAGACGTATTATGTCTATTTgtgaatgaaactttaaacattaaatggGCACTTCGTGGATGTGGagatgaaattcaaactcagcagtattttttttcccacaactgaataaacaagctgccctcagaggaaaataagatccagGAActcagtttgaagctagaaaggtggcagggtccgccacatataaacaaagtgaaacagtatgaaactgtgttgtcctttaaactcagtttgtttattcagtcatgaaaatgaggagaggctgtttgtttatttagtttgttcaggcataaaaagaaaagaagagaaaaatctttctcttctgattaaagctgcttccctaaaactacatgGTGCATCTTTAACGGAGTCGTTTAACATTTAGGGAAgtgtgactttttgttttgcagctgacagttagatgagaagatttaAACCACTCCCACAGTCAGTATGAAGCTACACAGCCAGAATCACAGAGTAACTCATGACATGATTCACAAAACATCTCCCACGATCACGATACAGTGATTCTACAATTATCTGATAATACATCATGATATCTGCCTGTGAAGATGGTTAGGACTAATAAGAATACTGATATTTGGCACCAGTTTATCAATAATTATGTCTCACATTATATTGCCGTATCGATATCATGACAGCAGGCTGTTAGCTCAGGTTAGCGTAACGTttgcataaagactggaaataggTGGAACCAGGTAGCTCGGCTCTGTCCAACTAGCACCTCCAAAGCTAACTAATTATCattttatgtcttgtgtgtTCAATCTGTACTAAAACAggagtgtaaaaacaacaagtggGGTTTATGTGCAGGTTTTTCTTGGTCAGGCTTTCACGAGACGAACCAGTTCACTAGAATAAATGTAAGCTAAGAGCAGTTCTGCAAAAAAAGAGttcaaactgaatgtttctttagGGCTCAACATTGCGTTTCTTTTGTCTTAGTTGCATATCTTTATGTTTATGCTCAAAAACAACTTGATCAGGGTTTGGAGAACATCATGTTTTGACTTTAAAGACCTGCTTCAGTTGCAGCGGTCACAGAAAGAGATTCTTCGACTTCCCGTGAAAAATAGCTGGTTTTGTGAGATGTCCCCTTGTTTTCCTTGTTTGCTAATAATGCAAATATCAACCTTGGACATATCAAACATtatattctggtgactgggctgatACGACTCCATCACACTCCCATCACAATTTGATTCCTGTACTAGATTTGATGTGTTATTAAGTGAGCAGACAGGCAAGCTcgctgttttcagtcttcacGCTAAACTCACCTAATCAGCTTCTGACTGTCGCCTCATATTTATATGTTACAAACACATAATGGCACGTTTCTTCTCATCCAacccaaattatttttttttcttggcatgtcaagtcagaaaaaaaacacaaaatcaaacacataaacaaactatTTATTTCAGCATATTCTCTTCAATTAAAAGATAATTCTCTCCCTGTTGCTTTTAAGCGGTGAAATACCGACAGCCGGACTAAAACTCCAGTCGAGTCCAGAGTCTTTAACTTCCAAGTCTCAAGTCGAAGTCACAATGACTCCAGTTCGTATCTCAGACCAACACATATCAGCTGAAAGCGTGAGCTCAGAAAACACATGCTGGGCTTTAAACATGCTGCGAGCTGGGTGACGTTAGCGTCCTTTGTTTTCCGCTACAACACAATGCCTGcgcggagaaaaaaaaatgtctttaaatacCTCGGACGTGCTTTTCACCTCCAAAATCCCTTGTTTACCAGCAgagtggagggagagcagaTACCGTGATCGCTGTCCAAACGGAGACATTTgaacctgtttttttctgactctgctgtgtgtttcaggctggaCATGATGGCGAGAACGTGGGGAACTGCCCCTTCTGCCAGAGGCTGTTCATGGTTCTGTGGCTGAAAGGAGTGAAGTTTACAGTGACCACCGTTGACATGAGGAAGTAAGCAAACCCCCCCTCTGCTCTGGCATAAGAAACACTTCCTGAGCATCTGGTCGTGGGGACTTTCACACAGAACTCTTATTAAGAAGCgacacaagagagaaagagagcgttTTCCTTTGAGTAATCCAAAACCGTTTCTCACTTAATCAATAGGTGTGTTGCTGGCAGGTTTGGAGGGAGGAGCCCGTCAAAGGGCACAAAGAGCTCTGTGTCGCCTTCAGACAAACACCTTCTTTAATTGAGGCTTTATTGTGTGAATTTCTCAGGGTCATTGCCGTGGAGGCAAATAAGATCAGGAAACTTTGAAAGGATGCTGATAATTGAATGattcagagcacacacacacacacacagcgagccTTTCAAGCAGAACCACTCCCtgcgctgtgtgtttttatagcTAAACCAACAGCCAGTGTTGAAGTCATTAATCCACAGCGCCGCATGATTCTCTCGAAGATTTGACGCGCTCGATAACAGTCTGATTGTATTGAATGGAGccaaagaacccaaggtgtctAACGCCgccatctttctccaggaagccGGCCGAGCTCAAAGACCTGGCCCCCGGGACCAACCCTCCGTTCCTCCTCTACAACGGCACCCTCAAGACAGACTTCATCAAAATCGAGGAGTTTCTTGAGCAAACACTGGCTCCTCCCAggtatcaaaacaaacaaaggttaATGAAGAGCGATCCTGGTGATTGGCTTTGGTTCACTCCACTggcttctcctccctcctctcccccccgcAGGTATCCTCATCTCAGCCCGCTGAACAAAGAGTCCTTTGACGTGGGCGCCGACATTTTCGCGAAGTTTTCCGCTTACATCAAGAACAGTCCGAACAACGCCTGTGAGTTGTGTCATTTATTAAACACGCAACCGCTCGTCGTGTTTTCACTCATTCTCACATGGATCTGAGATAAAAACACACGTTTAATTGTTTTATCTCAgaaagtacttttactcaagagCTTAacttaaaggttcagtgtgtacGATTATGTTTTCATGGGTGTATAATCAACTTAAACTAAGAATCCTTGTGTTTGCCGTGTTTCTACGGTAGCCCAGAACATACAAACCAATCACTGATTCTGCAGAGAGACATTCATATTGTTGTAAAGGGTGAAACAAGAGGTGTcgctaaatcctacacactgaacctttaatcaCAGTTTGAGGTACTTAATTtgagtattttctgttttatgctCCTCAATATGAGAGAAATATCGTACGTCacactccaccacatttattaGACAGCTGTAGTTATTATTCAAATCTGTCAGGACAATTTTATCTACAAAGTATCGGATCAACATctaaaatatgatgttttttttgttttttttttagtccaaACTGACCAAAAGTATTTGAAGTTGTGTATCAAAATGCTCACACTGTAAAAGTTGATAAAATCTGATTAAAACTGAAGTGACCGTCTacctcaaaattaaaaaagtacagttaaagtttactttaaattgatCGGTCCACTGTCTTCGGTAAATTTGAGATAATATGTTTTGTGACTCTTTTGAAGTAAAGTCAACTTTTGAAAAAGAACATAATACACTcagaaactgacaaaatgacagcatgtgaagaaaaaacagtttagGAATGGAAAGATGTGAATACTTAGATTAAAAGTACTCACGGTGCAGAAACCTTCCTCCTTATATCCTCATATTGTGTTTCTATAAGTTACATATTGATGCCTACAGCTGTGCACGTTACGCTGAAGTTAGTTCAgataaaagctgtttttctactttgtttatTGTGATTAATCAATTGAAACCTGTTGTTTTGAtccatttaataaatgtgtgattgtttttgttaataataaGTTCATCTACTAGCATCTACGGCTGCAGTGgagtaaaacaaacagcatttcacTCTGAAACGCAGTCaagaaaatgtataaagtacctcaaaaatgcactgaaagaaagaacgcttgagtaaatgttctcACAGTTACATGCTGTAGTTACAATACACCAGTGGAAATACATCATGTCTCTGTGGTTCCGACCCGTCACAGACCATGAGAAGAACCTGATGCGGGAGTTCCACCGCCTGGACAAGTACCTGATCAGCCCTCTGCCCGAGGAGATCGACCACAACTCCAGAGAGGACGTCACCGTCTCCAAGAGGAAGTTCCTGGACGGAGACCGCCTCACCTTAGCCGACTGCAACCTGCTGCCCAAACTGCACGTCATCAGGGTGAGgcagtgtgatgatgtcatcaccagCGTAGTAACGGGTCGTGTTGTTCTGATGTAAAGACGTACAGGTGGTCTGCTTCAGTGAATGACCCGAGCTGTGCCCTTGTTGCACTCACGAATCTTCACGTTTGTCTTCTTCCGTTTATTTCAGATTGCTGCCAAGAAGTACTGCAACTTCGACATCCCCGCTCAGTTCACGGGCGTGTGGCGATACCTCAACAACGCCTACGAGAGAGACGAGTTCAGACAGACGTGTCCGGCCGACATCGAGATCGAGAAGGCCTACTTCACCGTGGCCAACCAGAGGAAATGAAGACCCGACTCTCTGTattttaaatcctgtttttcACCCAGTTGTATCCATATAAAGTAAAGCTGGTGCTCAGTTAGGGGGCGCTACAACCT
Encoded here:
- the clic2 gene encoding chloride intracellular channel protein 2; the protein is MALRQNSDKEPSIELFIKAGHDGENVGNCPFCQRLFMVLWLKGVKFTVTTVDMRKKPAELKDLAPGTNPPFLLYNGTLKTDFIKIEEFLEQTLAPPRYPHLSPLNKESFDVGADIFAKFSAYIKNSPNNAYHEKNLMREFHRLDKYLISPLPEEIDHNSREDVTVSKRKFLDGDRLTLADCNLLPKLHVIRIAAKKYCNFDIPAQFTGVWRYLNNAYERDEFRQTCPADIEIEKAYFTVANQRK